CATCTTCATCAATGTAAATAACCCTGAAAAAATCGCAGAATATGAAAAGAAATGGAGCGAGAAGAAAGAACGTCTCGACATGTGGATTTCCAAGGCAAGCGATTTAAAGCTCAACGAAAAGGGTAAAAGCCAGTTCGCCGTAATTCAGGAAAACTACAAACAATACGTGGAAGGATTTGGGCAACTGCTGGGGCAAATCAAGTCCGGCGCCATCACCAGCACTCAGCAGGCAAACGAGCAGATGAAACCGGTCAAGGACGCAGCCCACGCCATTGAGAAGGTATCCACAGAGGCGACACGGACGTCCTTCGAGATAAGTGACAAAAGGGCCAAGGAAGTCGACGACATCGGAAGAACCGCCGTCACAACAATAATCATCTGTCTGACCATTGCCCTTGTATTCGCCGTGGCCATAACCATCGTCATCACCCGCAGCATCACCAAACCTCTTAGAGCAATGAACTCCATGATGGACGACATAGCCCAGGGAGAGGGGGACCTGACCAAGCGGATCGAGGTTCTCTCCAACGATGAACTGGGTCGTCTGGGGTGCTCCTTCAACCTCTTTGTCGAGAAACTTCAGCAGATCATTGCCATGGTTGCTGAAAACACGTCCCAAGTGGCAGCGGCGGCCGGCCAGGTCTATTCCACGTCAGAACAGATGGCCACGGGCGCTGAAGAAGTGGCGGCCCAGGCAGGAACGGTGGCCACGGCCAGCGAGGAGATGGCGGCAACATCAAACGAAATTGCCAACAACTGCATGATGGCGGCAGAAGGATCACGGGAGGCCAGCAGTTCGGCCTCCGGCGGCAGCCGGGTGGTTGAGGAAACCATAACCGTCATGAACCGGATTTCGGAACGGGTGCGTGAAGCTGCCCAGACAGTTGAAGGCTTGGGTGCACGAAGTGACCTGATCGGCGAAATTATCGGCACTATCCAGGATATTGCCGACCAGACCAACCTGCTGGCCCTTAACGCCGCCATCGAGGCGGCCCGAGCCGGGGAACAGGGACGGGGATTTGCCGTGGTAGCCGACGAGGTGCGTGCCCTGGCCGAACGGACCACAAAGGCGACCCGGGAGATCGGCGAAATGATCAAGGGGATCCAGCAGGAAACCGGACGGGCTGTCTCTTCCATGGAAGAAGGGGTTAAAGAGGTGGCCACCGGCACCTCTGAAGCAGCCAAGTCGGGCGACGCCCTGCAGGAGATTCTCGACAGAATCAACGGGGTGACCGGCCAGGTGAGCCAGATTGCCACGGCGGCGGAACAACAGACTGCCACCACCGCCGAGATCACCAACAATATCCAGCAGATTACCACGGTTGTGGAAGCAACGGCCCGCGGCGCCCAGGAATCAGCGTCGGCGGCAAGCAGGCTGACCGGCCTGGCAACGGAACTGCAAGGGCTGGTGGGGCAGTTCAAGGTGTAAGCGCCGCATCTCTCCCTCGTCAACGGGAAAAGCCGGGATCTGCATCTCCTCGGCGAGATACGTCCAGGTAAAGGCCAAATACAGGAAGGGGGGCGATACATCCGCCCCCCCGGTTTCATTTTATGTCAGCCGGCGCACTCAGCTACGGCAGGTATTCCCGCGTGTTGTACTGTTGCAGGTAGAGCTGGTGCTCCCCGTCGACGGGATAGGTATCCGGCGGCGCGTAGGGATAACTTTGCATCCCGCGGTACGGTATCGGCTCAACTTCATTATTGTTGTCGAATACCTTGTAGTAAAGCTCCCCCTTCAGCACAAACCCGCGCTTCATACCTTCCGCAGGCTCTCCCGGCGACGGGAATACCATGTCCAGGGTATCGCCGTGCCGCATGATCACATACTTGTCGTCGCGGGCCGCCAGAGGCTCGCCCACATCCCCGAGGCGGGTGAACCGCCCGTAGCCGAGGGCATCCGGGATCAGGGGAAGATTGATGTCCTCGGCAATCAGCCGATGCTGCATCGTGCTCATCGCCCGGACCGCCCGACCCTCTTCACGCAGAGTCCCCGCCGAATGTTGCAGTTCGCGCACCGATACCGCCACGGGGGCAGAATCGTCGAGGCGCACCCGGTCCGCCAGCCAACGGCTCGCCGTGCGGACACCGACGTGAATCCTTATGCGGTGATCCTGGCTGATGAAGAGGTTCGACAAATCCACCACCATGGTCTTCAGATCGCCGGCAGGGGTACCGAAGGATTTGACCTTGACCCAGTTCCCGTCGTGGTCGACCACTTCCACAAAGGGCTGAACGACCTGATCGGTGACGAATTTTTTCACCCCGTAGACGGACCAGCCGTCGATCAGCAGCTTGGCGTACTCGGGGCGGGCAATGGGGCCGAAGTCCAGGGTATAGTAATCGAGGGAGCCGTCTACCGAAAGGGGTGCCGGGTTATCGTCCACCGCGGTGAGCCGGGCCAGGATGTCGTTGCCCTGCCTGTCCGTGGCCGACAGGGGGAGGACCGGGTTCCGCACCGTGTAGATGCGGAAGGGGTTGACGTAGCCGTAGTGGTACGTGTTCTCCCCCCCCGACGTTTCGATCCGGTACCCCTTGGGATAGTCAACGGCCAGAAGCCTGATCTCGTCGAGATAGGATATCTCCGGCAGCGATTCCCGCACTTTAACCCGATACTCGTTGTTGCCGTCGGCCGCCAGGCCGTAGAGGACGGTATAGATCGGCTGGAAGATCCCCACGTCCTTGCGCAGAGTGGCTGAGCCGAGGCCGAGGACCGGTCCCTGCAGGTCGGTCACATACCGGAAAGATGTGCCGTCCGAGGCGAAGACCAGCGGGCAACTGCCGCTCCAGCAACCGCCTCCGTCGCCGAACGCGTCCGTTGCCGACCAGGAGATGGCGTCGGGGTGGATGATATCCCGTGCCAGCACGCGCCAGGTGAAATACCCTTCGGGGGGCGCCTGGATTGTCAGGCTGGTGCCGGCCTGCCATCCCTGCAAGGCACCGTTCAGTTCAACGTTATAATCCACGGGATCGGCATCCGGCGCTGCCACCGCTGTCCATTCAAGCACGACCGGCACCGGGTTGACGCAGTCGCTCGCATACCCCCGGCTGCCGGGATTGATAATGGTGGAGGCCGGCGGGGGCAAGGCGGTGGTCAGCCGGAAGGAGCTTGCGGTTGACCATGCCGACACCGCCTCCGGGTGCCCGCCATCCCGGGCTTTGACCCGCCAGTACCAGGTATTGGCCGTTGAAAGGGAGGGGGTCCAGTTCGTCCCGCTGATCCAGCCGGAATTCTTCCTGTTGATGCTGTTAAAGGCGCTCGTCGTGTCCGCTTCTGCATAATATTCTACGGGGCCGTTGTCGGGGATATCCTGGGAGGCATTCCACTGCAAGGTGACGGCGCAGGAACCGGTGCAGAGCGCATCGGCCCGGGGATCGAGAGTTGGAACGGTCGGCGGAAGGGATATGGAAAAGGACTGGTCAGCCGAAGCGATGGAGCGGCCCGAGTAGGAAACGGAGCGGACGCGGTAGTGGTACGTGGTGTGATTTTCAAGATTATTCACCACCTGGACATGGTTTTTCACCAGGTCGGCCGTTCCCGCCGTCGCGCCATAACCGGCCGTGAGTCCGTAATCCACGAAGGTGCTGGCCGCGAGGCTTGTGTTCCAACTGATGGTGCCCCCCACTCCCGACAGATAGCTGGCCGTATAGTTTGAGACTGTCGGGCCGCTGGTTATGGTAATGGGGGGCTCGTAGGACCACGGGGTCACGACGTTCCACCCCTGGTCGTTCACGTTGCCGGTGTTCCCTTCATGGCAGGAGGATGGATAATTCCCCGGGCTGCTGTCACCATAGCTGCTGTAGCTTCCGGGGAAGTGGCCGCTCCCCTCTCCCCAATCGCCGGAGCTTGATCCCTGTAAAACCGGAGCATAGTTCAGCCCAAGGCGCCCCTTGTGCCTGTTATCGAGGCAATTGGTCACCATGAGACGGGGGAGTACGGCATTGGTGTGGGGACTGTGACACTTGGAGCAGGTATAGGTATGCTTGATGGTTCCGTTGGCGGTTTTCCAACCCTTGACCGATTCGTGGATCCGGTCCTTGCTCTTCCAGGTGTGGGTCACGCCGTCCGTAAGGCTCCCCTTGGCGTGACAGGTGAGGCATAGTCCGGCAAACCGGGAGTCCGGCTCTCTGATACCGGCGGCAACCGCATCGCTTGGCCGTGCGCCGAAACTGTTCTGATCGATGCGATAGGGAGATGTGCTGTACCAGCTCCTGGCAATCTGGGGGGAATTCCACTGGGGCGCCGCATCTTCCCGGTAGGGGGAGGTCACCCAGGTCCCCTTGAGCAATGGCACAGCGTATTGCATGTCGCCCCCCAGGGTCGGACTCACGCCGTGGGGGTCGTGGCAAGGGGTGCAGAGGCCGTCGATGCCCGATGCCGGCGAGGAGGCAAGGGGAGCGGACGCGCCGAAGTGCCCCCCCTTCACCAGGCTCTGCTGCTTGTAGACATACCGCTGCTTCGAGCCGTCAATTCCCGATGTCATGAAGGGAGAATCCCAGTAGCCGAGAATCGCCTGGCTCGCGCCGTAGGTGGAGGTGTAGCCCCAGGGGGTCGTGTAGCCCCGGAAAGCAAGGGCCTGTTTCGGCGTTGAACTGAGATGGCAGTCGAGACAGAGGCTGGCGCCGGGATTGCGGTAGTTTTTCTCGCCTGCGGAACCGCCGGCAGTCGGAGCATAGGTGGTCGAATAGCCGCCGAACCCCCTGACCGTCTGTTTGAGTATCCCCCCGCGGTTACGGCCGGTGGCACTCGAATAGCGGCTGGTGATCCCGGCAACGGCGGAGCCGTGGGAGTTATGGCAGTCGTAGCACTGGACCCCAACCGCGCCGCTGGTATTGGCGATTGTGCCGTCCACGCCGGTGGTGGTGTTCCAGCCCCGCTCGTTGGCGCCCGCATTGCCATGGGGTGAGAGTGCCTTGGCGATTTTCTTTTTGGCAACATTGGGAAGGGAGGCAGAGGTGTATTTCCCCCATGCCGTGGTGGCAGCCTGGGAATAGCGAGCGGCAACGCTGGTCCCGTCCCAGGCGTACTGCCGCGGAGTCTTGCCGTCGCCGAAGGGGACGGTGGCGTTGTTTTCGTCCCGGTGGCACCCGAGGCAATGGGTGCTCACCTTCTGGATCTCACCCCGCGAGCCGTTTGCCGTGTACTGGACGGCGGTTGCCGTCCCGGCCAGCTGGTACGATGCCGGCCGGGAGCCGAGCCCGTAAACCACCAGATCGACCGGGGCGCCGGGGTTCGCCGCTCCGCCATGGTAAGCGGCATTGATGGTGCCGTTTCCATTTGCCTCCCAGTGGCACTGGTAACAGTGGGAATTGGTGGCTCCACCCTGCACGTGATGGGAGCCGCCGCTGAACTGGGAAGTAACGGCAACCCGCTTTCCCTGGGCCACAGAATGGCAGTCGAGACAGGCTCCAACGCCCCATTGGGCAGAGGTGCCGCCATGGCATGAAATCCCGGAGCAGCCCCCGTAGCCGTCTCCCGGCTGCGTGGTGCCGGTATAGACGGTGCCGCCATACATGGGTGGAAACGCCACATTGATCCGATAGTTCACGTGAAGGGCGCCGTTGTTGTGGCAGGTGGACGCACATCCGTTGAGGGTATCCGATCCCCCGTAGTTGTGGCAGCGGGCGCACCGATCAGCCCCACCGGGGATGCCGCCCAGCGACTGGAGGTGCTTGGTGTGGCTGCCGGAAGAAATCTCGGGGGACGCCTGGGGCATGCCGCCGTACACATACGCATGCATATTGTCCGCAGCGTGGCAGGTGCCGCAGCGGCCATCATCCACGTTACCCCAGGTGGGGGACGCATACTCTCCCGGCTGGCCGCTGAGGGGGCCACCCGTGGCGCTCTGGCCGATACTGTGGCAGTACAGGTTGGTGCATTGCCCCGAAGTGGTGCTGGGAACCGGGGCCTGCGACCCGCTGGACATCCCCCGGTACAGGGCCTCCCGGAGCAGGGGGTGCGTGGCGGCATCAAAGCGCCAGTCGGCCCTGCCGTTCACATGGACGCCCGTATAGCCCGAATGGCAGACGGTACAACCAGTCTGCCGTCCATAAATGTAGTAAAACGCGGGGCTGGGAGGAACTGGCTTGCCGCCGCTGACGGGGGTGAAATAGGCCTGCCCCGCCGAAACGTGGGTCTTGTGGCTGCCACGCAGGGGAGGATTAGCGGAGGTCGCACCGTGGCACGATCCGCACTGGGCCGTTGATGCATCGCCCCAGGTTGGAACTGTGTTGGTGCCGCCATTCCTGTCGCCTTCCCGGCTCAAGGTTGAGCCATGGCAGTAGGTATTGCTGCAGGTGCCGTAGTTCTCCCGGTGCGCCGCAGCGCGGCTCGGCAGGTAGGCCGTTATGGCCGAAAAGGCCGCCGAATAGCTCTCCGTCACCACAAGCCCCCGTTTTCCGCCACTGGTGGCATGGGCGAAGGGACTCGGCTCGACAGTATGGTCGACGTGACATTTAACACAGTTGCCGGCGCCGCTGTAATACTCACCGTGCTTACCATGGCTGCCGGCGTCCCCCCCGGCGTAGCCGTTGCCGGCATCCCCCGAAGGAGGTGCGCCGTGGCAGGTCGAGCAGGTCGTCCCCGATGGGCTGCTCCCCCATACCGGAGTGGGAGATTCAAAATGGCAGTTCACCGCATTGCAGCTGCCAGGCACCGGGGAAGGGCTCTGCCTGAAGGCTGACGTGGAATTTCGATAGGGGGTCACAAGGGAAGAATCGTTAATGCGTCCCGCCACTTTGATCCATCCGTCACGGTGGGAAGATGTGTAGGACGAACTGCCGGGATGACAGGAAACGCAGGCGGCCGGCGATGCCGGCGTGGCCATGTGAGTACGGTGATTGCCGGCAAAACCGCCGGTTGTGATGGAGCGGAAAGCAGAATCGATGGGACGATAATCGCCGGAACTGCCATGGCACTGGTAACAGGCCATCGAAGCAGCGCATGCTTCAGGAGAAACGGAGGCAACGATAAAGCCGGCAACAAGGAGTAAACGGCTGCGTCCCCACCATGTCATCGTCATCATGCGTAGTCCCCCTTTTCAATGGCAAGACCCTGCACATGGCAAATAGAACACACCAATCACCCGGTCATTTGACTGAGCGATGACAAATTTCACCATCAGAGCACTTGGCGTTAAACCCTGCAAATCAGACAATTTTTTTATTACCTCTATCAACAACCTCCAAAAAACATCGCTACATCAATATTTTATACATTTATCATACCAACAAATTATCCATAACTCACTAAACCCAACCAATTCGGCAACCACTTAGGGGGAGGGCGCACGTATGCCCCGGCAGCCTGCCGGACTTCCAGGGATTTTGTGTGCCGCTGCCGGGTCACGGTTACATCAATCCGCTGGATTTGAAAATTTCGTTAAAAAATTTCTCAACTTTCAATCTGATTATCCGAATAGATAATATCTACGGATGAATTTTCTCTGAACAAACATCATCACACAAGGAGGACAGGGAATGTTCCATATTCCCAAAGGGGAACCGCTTGAGAACATGCGGCCGCCGGCATCGCCCGACCTCGCGCAACTGGAAAATCGACTGAAAGAGATGTCTGTCAATTTTCTCGGCAAAGCGGGCCCCAGGATGCTGGAGAAATTGCTCGGCGACCTTGGCGGCAGGGCAGCCTTGCAGGACCCTGCAAACGTAGCCCGCTTTCTCGACATGCTGGAGAAAAATGCCCGGTTGCTGACCGGAAGCTCGAGGGTTCAGGAGATGCTGAACGCATTCCGGAACGAACTACAAAACGGATTGGTGAATTAAGCGGAGGGTCTTGTGGAAACCGGATTTATCCATACTATCATGTTTGCCCTTGCCAACTTCGACATCGCATCGATAGGGGTTGAGGGGATTATTCTCGTTATCTGCTGGTTTTTTGCCGGGGTGGTAAGCCTTTCTTTCAGTTCAGGAAACACGAGGATCTGGACCAGTATTTCCACCGGCTCGTTCCTCATTTTTCTGAGCCAGATTTATGCGATAAACCCATGGATCCTCTGGAACAAGGTAACAGCTTTCCATTCCATCACCAGTGCCCTGGCCATTTTACTGATTGCCCACGGCTTCCTGGAATACTACATCTTCTGCCGCACGTTCGAGATTACCGGCAGCAAGAGCACGGTCTACTTCACAACCGTCCTGATATGCCTCCTGGCAGCCCTGCTGCTGATCGTCAACCCCAAACCCAATTACCACGTGCTCAGGGAATTCAAGGTAATCGAAACGGCAATATGGGTATTCCTGTCGCTGTTCGTTATCTTCCTGATCTACAAGATTTACCTCGTTATTGAGGGCTCCAACATTTCCAGGGGTTTCGTCGCCTTTGGCGTCGCTTTCCTGTTCATCTTCCTCTGGAAGGGCTCGCTACTGTATCTACAGATTTATCATTGGGACAAGGAATGGCTTGATATCATCGAATTCAGCGGCGAGGCCACCGACATCGGAACGTACCCCGGACGGGTGGCGGCGGCAACGGCCATCAACCAGGTTACCGGCTATCTCTCTGGACTTTCAGTCGGCGGCACCTTCATCTATCTGCTGCGGTTAATGCGGTAAGCCTAAAACCGGGATACTCACCTCCCCTTGACTCCGGGCCGCTTACCGCTACCCTTTACCCATGCCCGAATCGATTCTCGCCACATTTTCCGTCAGGCGCCTGGAGCTCATCGCCCCGGACGGGACCGCCGACGAGAGCTTACTCCCCGACCTCTCGGGGGATGAGTTGCGCCGCATCTACTACCTGCTGCTCCTCACGCGCACCTACGACGGCCGCGCCCTGGCCCTCCAGCGGGAGGGGCGGATCGGCACCTACCCGTCGGTCCTGGGGCAGGAGGCGGCCCAGGTGGGGAGCGCCTTCGCCATCCACGAGCGGGACTGGGTCTTCCCCTCATTCCGGGAGATGGGGGTCCACCTCACCCTCGGCTACCCGATACACCAGCTCTTCCAGTATTGGGGCGGGGACGAACGGGGGCTTCGAACTCCCGACGGGAAGAACATCTTTCCCATCTGCGTCTCGGTCGGCACCCACATACCCCACGCGGCAGGCGCTGCCCTGGCCGCCAAGGTCAGGGGAGACCGGATCGCCGTAGCGGCCTATTTCGGCGACGGCGGCACCTCCAAGGGGGATTTCCACGAAGGGCTCAACCTGGCGGGGGTCCTGGAACTCCCCGCGGTCTTACTCTGCCAGAACAACCAGTGGGCCATCTCGGTCCCCCTCTCCTCACAGACAGCCTCCCAAACCTTGGCACAAAAGGCGGTCGCCTACGGCTTCGACGGCATCCAGGTGGACGGCAACGACGTCCTGGCCGTTTACCGGGCCACCCGTGAAGCCCTGGAGAAAGCCCGAAACGGCGGCGGTCCCACCTTCATCGAATGCCTCACCTACCGGATGTCGGACCATACCACCTCCGACGACGCCAGCCGCTACCGCTCCCCCGAAGACCTGGAGAAATGGCGGGAGCGGGACCCGATCCTGCGCTACGAGCGGTTCCTGGCGAAACGGGGGCTCTGGAACGAGGACTACGCCGCCGAGATGAAGGGCAAGGCTGAAGGGGAAATCGACGAGGCGGTGCGGCGCTTCGAATCGATACCGCCACCGGAGCCGGGGGAGATGTTTGATACCGTCTGCGGGGAGTTGTCGGCAAGGCAGCGGCAGCAGGAAGAAACGTGGTAGGGGTGAAGCAACCGCTTCACCTGCTTCGCCCCTACGAAAATTCCTGTTTTCAAAACAGGTAACCCCCTGAATCTCCAGAACGGACAACACGTTGAGAATACACGAGGGTTTCGCGATGCCCCAACTGAACATGGTGCAAGCCATAAACCTCGCCCTGCGGGAGGAGATGGACCGGGACGGCCGGGTGGTGATCCTCGGGGAGGATGTGGGACGGGACGGGGGTGTCTTCCGGGCAACGGAGGGGCTCTTCGAGGCGTTCGGCCCGGAGCGGGTCATCGACACCCCCCTGTCGGAGTCGGCCATCGTGGGCGCTGCGGTGGGGATGGCGGCCTATGGCCTCCGCCCCGTGGCGGAGATCCAGTTCATGGGATTCATCTACTCTGCCATGGACCAGCTCTTTGCCCATGCCGCCCGCATCCGCACCAGGTCCCGGGGGCGCTTCACGGCGCCGCTGGTTGTCCGCACCCCCTACGGTGCCGGCATCAAGGCGCCGGAACTCCACGAGGAGAGCTCCGAGGCCTTCTTCTGCCACATGCCGGGGATAAAGGTGGTGGTCCCATCGGGGCCGGCCAACGCCAAGGGGCTTCTCACTGCCGCCATCCGCGACCCCGATCCGGTCCTCTTCCTGGAACCGACCCGCCTCTACCGTATGGTAAAAGAGGATGTGCCCGAAGGTGAGTACACGCTTCCCCTGGGAAAAGCCCGCATAGCCCTTCCGGGAAGCGCCGTCACGGTGGTTGCCTGGGGGAGCATGCTCCAGCGGACCATGAAAGCCGTTGAGGGATATGACGCCGAGGTTATCGACCCCATGACCCTCTCCCCCTTCGACCGGGAGACACTCCTGGCCTCGGTAAAAAAAACCGGCCGCCTCGTCATCGTCCACGAAGCCCCCCTCACCGGCGGCTTCGGCGCTGAAATCGCCGCCACCGTGGCGGAGGAGGCAATCCTGCATCTCCGGGGACCGGTCATGCGGGTGGCGGGCCCCGACGTGCCGGTCCCCCTGGCGAAGCTCATCGACTCCTACCTCCCGACGCCGGAGCGGATCCGGACGGCGCTGGACGAGGTATTGCGCTACTGAGGAGCCCCAATGCCCTTCGAATTCAAACTCCCCGATCTCGGAGAAGGAATCACCGAAGCCGAACTGAGAAAGTGGCTCGTGAAGGAAGGTGACGCCGTCCGCGAACACCAGCCCGTGGCCGAGGTGGAAACCGACAAGGCGGTGGTGGAAGTTCCCTCCCCCCGTGGCGGACGGGTCGGCCGGCTGGCGCGGCATGAGGGTGAAACGGTCCGGGTGGGGGAAACGCTCATTGCCATTATGGAGGAAGGGGAGGCGCCGCCGGAGCGGCCCAAGTCCGTGGGAATCGTAGGGGAACTGCCAGAAGCGGAGGAGGAGCGGGAGATTATCGCCACCCCCCTGGTGCGGAAACTGGCCAGGGAACGTGGGCTCGACCTGTCGAAGGTGCAGGGAAGCGGTCCCCGTGGGAGCATCACCCCCGACGATCTGGAGAAGCTTTCCGCCGCGCCGCCGCAGACGCAAGAGAGCTTCGGCCCCGTGGAACCGGTCCCCCTGCGTGGGGTGCGGCGCGCCGTGGCCCGCAACGTCATGGCCTCCCAGCGGAACACCGCCTTCGTCACCGGAATGGAGGAGGCGGACATCTCCGAACTCTGGGAGCTGCGCCGGCGCGAGCTGGGGGCCGTCGAGGCCAGGGGCGCCCATCTCACCTTTCTCCCCTTTTTCATCAAGGCGGTCCAGCATGCCCTGCGGGAGCACCCCTACCTGAACGCGGCCATCGACGACGCTGCCGAGACCATCGTCCTCAAGCGCCACTACCACTTCGGCATCGCCGTGGAAACCCCCGACGGCCTCATGGTGCCGGTCATCCGGGACGTGGACCGGAAGAGCATTATCCAGTTGGCGGCGGAGATCCAGGAACTGGGGAAAAAGGCCCGCACCCGGACCATCGCCCCCGAGGAACTCAAGGGGAGCACCTTCACCCTCACCAACTACGGCCACTTCGGCGGGGTCTTCGCCACCCCCATCATCAACTGGCCCGACGTGGCCATCCTCGGCTTCGGCCGCATCAGCCAGCGCCCCTGGATCCACAAGGGGCAGATTGCAATCCGCCGCATCCTCCCCCTTTCCCTCACCTTCGACCACCGGGTCACCGACGGGGCCGACGCGGCCCAGTTCCTCCTCAAGGTGGTCGCCTATCTGGAGGACCCTGCCCTACTCTTCATCGAGAGCGCCTGACACCGCGAACATTTTGCCACAAATCCCGCGCCATTCTTGCGTCGATCTTGTTTACACTTCTTGTCGATATCCCTTACACAAACATTCAGCCCTAAAACTGTCCTTACAAACAAAACACAATAATATCGAAATATTACAATTTGGCACGCCTATTGTTAGGTTTAAAGTCCAGTACACATCTTAAGGGGAATTTAATGAAATCAACACTGCTGTCGCTACTTATTGCCTCGTTTCTTATGTTCGGGTCCATGGCCCACGCCTTTTCCCTGTCCCTGACGCCCCAATCCCAGGAGTTTGCGGTGGGCGAAAATGCGACCTACACCCTGTCGGTTTCGGACCTCGATACCTCCCTTGTTTACTATTCCCTGGACATTTATTTCGACCA
The nucleotide sequence above comes from Geobacter benzoatilyticus. Encoded proteins:
- a CDS encoding CxxxxCH/CxxCH domain c-type cytochrome: MMTMTWWGRSRLLLVAGFIVASVSPEACAASMACYQCHGSSGDYRPIDSAFRSITTGGFAGNHRTHMATPASPAACVSCHPGSSSYTSSHRDGWIKVAGRINDSSLVTPYRNSTSAFRQSPSPVPGSCNAVNCHFESPTPVWGSSPSGTTCSTCHGAPPSGDAGNGYAGGDAGSHGKHGEYYSGAGNCVKCHVDHTVEPSPFAHATSGGKRGLVVTESYSAAFSAITAYLPSRAAAHRENYGTCSNTYCHGSTLSREGDRNGGTNTVPTWGDASTAQCGSCHGATSANPPLRGSHKTHVSAGQAYFTPVSGGKPVPPSPAFYYIYGRQTGCTVCHSGYTGVHVNGRADWRFDAATHPLLREALYRGMSSGSQAPVPSTTSGQCTNLYCHSIGQSATGGPLSGQPGEYASPTWGNVDDGRCGTCHAADNMHAYVYGGMPQASPEISSGSHTKHLQSLGGIPGGADRCARCHNYGGSDTLNGCASTCHNNGALHVNYRINVAFPPMYGGTVYTGTTQPGDGYGGCSGISCHGGTSAQWGVGACLDCHSVAQGKRVAVTSQFSGGSHHVQGGATNSHCYQCHWEANGNGTINAAYHGGAANPGAPVDLVVYGLGSRPASYQLAGTATAVQYTANGSRGEIQKVSTHCLGCHRDENNATVPFGDGKTPRQYAWDGTSVAARYSQAATTAWGKYTSASLPNVAKKKIAKALSPHGNAGANERGWNTTTGVDGTIANTSGAVGVQCYDCHNSHGSAVAGITSRYSSATGRNRGGILKQTVRGFGGYSTTYAPTAGGSAGEKNYRNPGASLCLDCHLSSTPKQALAFRGYTTPWGYTSTYGASQAILGYWDSPFMTSGIDGSKQRYVYKQQSLVKGGHFGASAPLASSPASGIDGLCTPCHDPHGVSPTLGGDMQYAVPLLKGTWVTSPYREDAAPQWNSPQIARSWYSTSPYRIDQNSFGARPSDAVAAGIREPDSRFAGLCLTCHAKGSLTDGVTHTWKSKDRIHESVKGWKTANGTIKHTYTCSKCHSPHTNAVLPRLMVTNCLDNRHKGRLGLNYAPVLQGSSSGDWGEGSGHFPGSYSSYGDSSPGNYPSSCHEGNTGNVNDQGWNVVTPWSYEPPITITSGPTVSNYTASYLSGVGGTISWNTSLAASTFVDYGLTAGYGATAGTADLVKNHVQVVNNLENHTTYHYRVRSVSYSGRSIASADQSFSISLPPTVPTLDPRADALCTGSCAVTLQWNASQDIPDNGPVEYYAEADTTSAFNSINRKNSGWISGTNWTPSLSTANTWYWRVKARDGGHPEAVSAWSTASSFRLTTALPPPASTIINPGSRGYASDCVNPVPVVLEWTAVAAPDADPVDYNVELNGALQGWQAGTSLTIQAPPEGYFTWRVLARDIIHPDAISWSATDAFGDGGGCWSGSCPLVFASDGTSFRYVTDLQGPVLGLGSATLRKDVGIFQPIYTVLYGLAADGNNEYRVKVRESLPEISYLDEIRLLAVDYPKGYRIETSGGENTYHYGYVNPFRIYTVRNPVLPLSATDRQGNDILARLTAVDDNPAPLSVDGSLDYYTLDFGPIARPEYAKLLIDGWSVYGVKKFVTDQVVQPFVEVVDHDGNWVKVKSFGTPAGDLKTMVVDLSNLFISQDHRIRIHVGVRTASRWLADRVRLDDSAPVAVSVRELQHSAGTLREEGRAVRAMSTMQHRLIAEDINLPLIPDALGYGRFTRLGDVGEPLAARDDKYVIMRHGDTLDMVFPSPGEPAEGMKRGFVLKGELYYKVFDNNNEVEPIPYRGMQSYPYAPPDTYPVDGEHQLYLQQYNTREYLP
- a CDS encoding alpha-ketoacid dehydrogenase subunit beta, whose amino-acid sequence is MPQLNMVQAINLALREEMDRDGRVVILGEDVGRDGGVFRATEGLFEAFGPERVIDTPLSESAIVGAAVGMAAYGLRPVAEIQFMGFIYSAMDQLFAHAARIRTRSRGRFTAPLVVRTPYGAGIKAPELHEESSEAFFCHMPGIKVVVPSGPANAKGLLTAAIRDPDPVLFLEPTRLYRMVKEDVPEGEYTLPLGKARIALPGSAVTVVAWGSMLQRTMKAVEGYDAEVIDPMTLSPFDRETLLASVKKTGRLVIVHEAPLTGGFGAEIAATVAEEAILHLRGPVMRVAGPDVPVPLAKLIDSYLPTPERIRTALDEVLRY
- the pdhA gene encoding pyruvate dehydrogenase (acetyl-transferring) E1 component subunit alpha, whose translation is MPESILATFSVRRLELIAPDGTADESLLPDLSGDELRRIYYLLLLTRTYDGRALALQREGRIGTYPSVLGQEAAQVGSAFAIHERDWVFPSFREMGVHLTLGYPIHQLFQYWGGDERGLRTPDGKNIFPICVSVGTHIPHAAGAALAAKVRGDRIAVAAYFGDGGTSKGDFHEGLNLAGVLELPAVLLCQNNQWAISVPLSSQTASQTLAQKAVAYGFDGIQVDGNDVLAVYRATREALEKARNGGGPTFIECLTYRMSDHTTSDDASRYRSPEDLEKWRERDPILRYERFLAKRGLWNEDYAAEMKGKAEGEIDEAVRRFESIPPPEPGEMFDTVCGELSARQRQQEETW
- a CDS encoding methyl-accepting chemotaxis protein gives rise to the protein MFGNLKIGARLGFGFGLVVLLLVVTGGAGFLGVKKINKASNEILHQEVKAGEYFSRVRANVLYMRMYEKDIFINVNNPEKIAEYEKKWSEKKERLDMWISKASDLKLNEKGKSQFAVIQENYKQYVEGFGQLLGQIKSGAITSTQQANEQMKPVKDAAHAIEKVSTEATRTSFEISDKRAKEVDDIGRTAVTTIIICLTIALVFAVAITIVITRSITKPLRAMNSMMDDIAQGEGDLTKRIEVLSNDELGRLGCSFNLFVEKLQQIIAMVAENTSQVAAAAGQVYSTSEQMATGAEEVAAQAGTVATASEEMAATSNEIANNCMMAAEGSREASSSASGGSRVVEETITVMNRISERVREAAQTVEGLGARSDLIGEIIGTIQDIADQTNLLALNAAIEAARAGEQGRGFAVVADEVRALAERTTKATREIGEMIKGIQQETGRAVSSMEEGVKEVATGTSEAAKSGDALQEILDRINGVTGQVSQIATAAEQQTATTAEITNNIQQITTVVEATARGAQESASAASRLTGLATELQGLVGQFKV